The Populus trichocarpa isolate Nisqually-1 chromosome 2, P.trichocarpa_v4.1, whole genome shotgun sequence genome has a window encoding:
- the LOC7458248 gene encoding protein WHAT'S THIS FACTOR 1 homolog, chloroplastic, with translation MLFKTYSIYTTRTKHLLHRKSLINPAFNLHTKPISSLKVVWRRDPQLDHAIERDKPYKICSKVVKEVLNEPGQVIPLRYLENRRERLRLNVRISTFLNKNPALFDVYQDRIKPKSEPVRFVRVSHRLRNFLEEEKRIVLENEGWIVSKLCKLLMMAKDKVLSVDKLVHVKREFGFPNDFLVNLVPNYPNYFRLIGPPEEGKSFLELVEWNPEFAKSIIEQRAEDEFGLTGIRIRPNFYYKLPPGFFLRKEMREWIRDWLELDYISPYVDVSHLDQASQEMEKRTVGVFHELLSLSLFKRIPVPILGKFSDEYRFSNTFSSVFTRHPGIFYMSLKGGIKTAMLREAYKDSELIQRDPLLEIKDKFVQLLEEGWQERQEQLRLQREEVKKNRVMMALGDGDTDGQESSREFDGQEVK, from the coding sequence ATGCTCTTCAAAACCTACTCCATTTATACTACTAGAACTAAGCACTTGTTGCATAGAAAATCTCTCATAAACCCTGCTTTCAACCTCCACACCAAACCCATTTCAAGCCTCAAAGTTGTGTGGCGCAGGGACCCACAACTAGACCATGCCATTGAGAGAGATAAGCCATACAAAATCTGCTCAAAAGTTGTCAAAGAGGTCCTTAACGAACCGGGTCAAGTAATCCCACTTCGTTACCTCGAAAACAGGCGCGAGAGATTGCGCCTCAATGTAAGAATTTCtacttttcttaataaaaaccCTGCCCTCTTTGACGTTTACCAGGATCGAATCAAACCCAAGTCAGAACCCGTCCGGTTTGTCCGTGTTAGCCATCGGTTAAGGAATTTtcttgaagaagagaaaaggattGTTTTGGAAAATGAGGGGTGGATTGTTTCGAAATTGTGTAAGTTGCTGATGATGGCTAAGGATAAGGTCCTTAGTGTGGATAAATTGGTACATGTGAAGAGAGAATTTGGTTTTCCTAATGACTTTTTGGTTAATTTGGTTCCTAATTATCCAAACTATTTTAGGCTAATTGGTCCTCCTGAGGAGGGAAAGTCATTTCTTGAGTTGGTTGAATGGAATCCTGAGTTTGCAAAATCAATAATTGAGCAAAGAGCTGAAGATGAGTTTGGGTTGACGGGAATTCGTATTAGGCCTAATTTTTACTACAAGCTTCCTCCGGGGTTCTTCTTGAGGAAGGAGATGAGGGAGTGGATTCGGGATTGGTTGGAACTTGATTACATATCACCATATGTTGATGTGTCACACTTGGATCAAGCTTCACAGGAAATGGAGAAGAGGACTGTTGGGGTTTTCCATGAGTTGCTATCTCTTTCGTTGTTCAAGAGGATTCCAGTGCCCATACTGGGGAAGTTTAGTGATGAGTACAGGTTTTCCAACACATTTTCAAGTGTGTTCACTAGGCATCCAGGAATATTTTACATGTCACTGAAAGGAGGGATTAAGACTGCGATGCTAAGGGAAGCTTATAAGGACAGCGAGTTGATTCAAAGGGATCCTTTGCTTGAAATAAAGGACAAGTTTGTTCAGTTGTTGGAAGAGGGGTGGCAGGAGAGACAGGAGCAGTTGAGGTTACAAAGGGAAGAGGTTAAGAAGAACAGAGTAATGATGGCATTGGGGGATGGGGACACCGATGGACAAGAGAGCAGCAGGGAATTCGATGGGCAAGAAGTCAAGTGA
- the LOC112326438 gene encoding isoamylase 2, chloroplastic has translation MTTLSPLLAITPLCFCNCGSVESSKSIHYVCKTKKSRPTRRFGRMDVGKDSRLLFARSRVAAQPTEQMMFTSSNPLVDQLKEVSTYRFRTEIGGHVKISVGKINGKYAVYVEVSSLELGASDSISLMLIWGIYTSDSSCFMPLDSSSHARTRETPLLQNSCARFATELEFEAKQTPFYLSFFLKPTSSVVEIRNHNKSNFCVPIGFDSGYPTPLGLSFSTDGSMNFAFFSRNAAGCVLCLYDDSTSGKPALELDLDPYVNRSGDIWHASLEGAWTFLSYGYRCKGAALQSDADKFDAGRVLLDPYSKIIINSVTDNVSGLLPKYLGRLCKEPVFDWSDDVPPHLEMEKLVVYRVNVMRFTKDNSSQISSDAAGTFAGLIEKLSHFKNLGVNAVLLESIFPFDEQKGPYFPCHFFSPSNVYGPSNGSVAAISSMKEMVKRLHANGIEVLLEVVFTHTAEAGALQGIDDSSYYCTSITTGLDSQNALNCNHPIVQRVILDSLQHWVTEFHIDGFCFINALSLLRSFGGEYLSRPPVVEAIAFDPLFSKTKIIADCWDPKELEAKETAFPHWKKWAEMNTKFCYDIRNFLRGEGLLSDLATRLCGSGDIFSSGRGPAFSFNFITRNFGLPLVDLVSFSGDELASELSWNCGEEGPTNKTTILERRLKQIRNYLFVLFVSLGVPVLNMGDECGQSSGGSTSYGSRKPFDWNALSTGFGIQTTQFISFLSSLRMRRSDLLQKRNFLKEENIDWHGSDQNPPRWEDPSCKFLAMTLKVDNPGSGLSSESSHVEGDMFIAFNAAGRSESVTLPEVPEGMAWHRLVDTALPFPGFFSNDSEPVIRQPYEMKSHSCILLEANIHDD, from the coding sequence ATGACAACTCTTTCTCCCTTACTTGCAATAACCCCATTATGCTTCTGTAACTGTGGATCCGTAGAATCATCTAAATCGATTCATTATGTctgtaaaactaaaaaatccaGACCCACAAGGCGGTTTGGGAGGATGGATGTTGGTAAAGATTCGAGATTGTTGTTTGCTAGATCAAGAGTTGCTGCCCAGCCAACTGAGCAGATGATGTTTACTTCAAGCAATCCATTAGTTGACCAACTAAAGGAAGTTTCGACTTATCGATTTCGGACGGAAATTGGTGGTCATGTCAAAATTTCTGTTGGGAAGATAAACGGGAAGTATGCAGTTTATGTTGAAGTTTCATCCTTGGAATTGGGTGCTAGTGATAGTATTAGTCTGATGCTTATCTGGGGCATATACACGTCTGATTCGTCATGTTTCATGCCTCTTGACTCATCCTCTCATGCCAGGACCAGAGAGACTCCGCTCTTACAGAATTCTTGTGCTAGGTTTGCTACTGAGTTGGAGTTTGAAGCTAAACAAACCCCCTTCTACCTCTCATTTTTTCTCAAACCTACATCAAGTGTTGTGGAAATCAGGAATCATAACAAGTCTAATTTTTGTGTTCCGATTGGATTTGATTCTGGTTATCCAACTCCACTTGGTCTTTCCTTTTCTACTGATGGTTCCAtgaattttgcatttttttcaagGAACGCGGCGGGTTGCGTTCTATGTTTGTATGATGATAGTACATCAGGCAAGCCTGCCTTAGAGCTCGATCTAGATCCATATGTTAATCGATCAGGTGATATCTGGCATGCCTCACTGGAAGGTGCATGGACTTTTCTGAGCTATGGTTATCGATGTAAAGGAGCTGCTCTTCAGAGTGACGCAGATAAATTTGATGCTGGCCGTGTTCTTTTGGATCCATAttctaaaattatcattaattcCGTCACAGATAATGTATCTGGCCTGCTGCCTAAGTATCTGGGACGATTATGCAAAGAACCTGTTTTTGATTGGAGTGATGATGTTCCTCCTCACTTGGAAATGGAGAAACTAGTTGTTTATCGGGTGAATGTGATGCGTTTTACAAAAGACAACTCTAGCCAGATATCCAGTGATGCTGCAGGGACCTTTGCTGGTTTGATTGAGAAGTTAAGTCATTTTAAGAATCTTGGTGTGAATGCAGTCCTATTAGAGTCAATATTTCCGTTTGATGAGCAAAAGGGGCCGtattttccatgtcatttcTTTTCACCATCAAACGTTTATGGTCCTTCTAATGGCTCCGTGGCTGCCATTAGCTCGATGAAAGAGATGGTAAAGAGATTGCATGCCAATGGGATAGAAGTTTTGCTGGAAGTTGTTTTCACCCATACTGCTGAAGCTGGAGCATTACAAGGAATTGATGACTCATCCTACTATTGCACCAGCATTACTACAGGTTTGGACTCACAAAATGCTTTGAATTGTAATCATCCTATCGTCCAAAGGGTGATTCTGGATAGTCTACAGCACTGGGTTACTGAGTTTCACATAGATGGTTTCTGTTTCATAAATGCTTTATCTCTGTTGAGGTCGTTTGGTGGTGAATATTTGTCTCGTCCTCCCGTTGTTGAAGCAATAGCCTTTGATCCATTGTTCTCAAAGACAAAGATCATTGCAGATTGTTGGGATCCCAAAGAACTGGAGGCAAAGGAAACTGCCTTTCCTCATTGGAAGAAATGGGCTGAAATGAATACAAAATTTTGTTACGatataagaaattttttgaGGGGTGAGGGTCTTCTTAGTGACCTCGCAACACGGCTTTGTGGGAGTGGGGACATCTTTTCTAGCGGACGAGGCCCAGccttctctttcaattttatcaccAGGAACTTTGGACTTCCTCTTGTGGACTTAGTCAGCTTCAGTGGCGATGAGTTAGCTTCAGAATTAAGTTGGAATTGTGGAGAAGAAGGACCCACAAACAAAACCACTATCCTTGAAAGACGACTGAAACAAATCCGTAACTatctctttgttttgtttgtttcacTTGGTGTTCCAGTTCTAAACATGGGAGATGAGTGTGGCCAATCTTCTGGGGGTTCCACTTCATATGGTAGCAGAAAACCTTTTGATTGGAATGCGCTGTCAACAGGTTTTGGTATCCAAACCACACAGTTCATCTCATTTTTGAGTTCCTTGAGAATGAGGCGAAGTGACCTCCTTCAGAAGAGAAACTTTTTGAAGGAAGAAAATATTGACTGGCATGGAAGTGACCAGAATCCCCCAAGATGGGAAGATCCATCCTGCAAGTTCCTTGCCATGACACTGAAGGTTGACAACCCAGGGAGTGGATTGAGCTCTGAATCTTCCCATGTAGAGGGTGACATGTTCATTGCTTTCAATGCAGCGGGACGCTCAGAGAGTGTCACTCTACCCGAAGTCCCTGAAGGGATGGCATGGCATCGCTTGGTTGATACAGCTCTTCCATTCCCAGGGTTCTTCTCAAATGATAGTGAGCCTGTCATTAGGCAGCCTTATGAAATGAAATCTCACAGCTGCATACTGCTTGAAGCCAACATCCATGATGATTGA